One window of Thermocoleostomius sinensis A174 genomic DNA carries:
- a CDS encoding TMEM165/GDT1 family protein: protein MLAAFTAGLLLITISELGDKTFFIAAILAMRHSRRWVFVGSIAALAAMTILSVLLGQAAGLLPSEYVRWAEVLLFTGFGLKLLYDANRMGTKPNLEEQQEAAEVVEHAEAKLKRHNGLAVLSQAFGLTFVAEWGDRTQFTTIALSAANNPYGVTAGAILGHAICAALAVLCGRMVCKRISERTVTALGSGLFLLFGLVSFLRLMGLLS from the coding sequence ATGTTAGCTGCCTTTACAGCAGGGCTTTTGTTAATTACTATCTCGGAACTGGGCGACAAGACGTTTTTTATTGCCGCTATCCTGGCGATGCGTCATTCGCGGCGATGGGTGTTTGTTGGTTCGATCGCAGCTTTGGCTGCCATGACCATTCTGTCGGTGCTGTTGGGGCAAGCGGCTGGGCTGTTGCCAAGTGAGTATGTGCGGTGGGCCGAAGTGTTACTATTTACAGGGTTTGGTCTCAAGCTGCTCTACGATGCAAACCGGATGGGCACAAAGCCCAATTTAGAGGAACAGCAGGAGGCTGCCGAGGTGGTCGAGCATGCGGAAGCCAAACTGAAGCGTCATAATGGATTAGCTGTGTTGTCGCAAGCATTTGGACTCACCTTTGTGGCAGAGTGGGGCGATCGGACGCAATTCACGACGATTGCCTTGTCAGCCGCGAACAATCCCTATGGTGTCACCGCTGGGGCCATTTTGGGTCACGCCATTTGTGCCGCGTTAGCGGTCCTCTGTGGACGCATGGTTTGCAAACGCATCTCTGAACGAACCGTTACAGCACTTGGCAGCGGCTTGTTTTTGTTGTTTGGACTGGTTAGCTTTTTGCGATTGATGGGACTGCTGTCCTAG